A DNA window from Burkholderia sp. HI2500 contains the following coding sequences:
- the yajC gene encoding preprotein translocase subunit YajC — MPFISNAFAQGAGGAESSLMSFLPLILMFAVLYFIMIRPQMKRQKEHRNMLAAMAKGDEVVTSGGLVGKVTKVTEGYIGVEIAEGTEITVQKAAVTTILPKGTIKSL; from the coding sequence GTGCCGTTCATTTCCAACGCGTTCGCCCAAGGTGCCGGTGGCGCCGAATCGAGCCTGATGAGCTTCCTGCCGCTCATCCTGATGTTTGCCGTGCTCTACTTCATCATGATCCGTCCGCAGATGAAGCGTCAGAAGGAGCACCGCAACATGCTCGCGGCCATGGCCAAGGGCGACGAAGTCGTCACGAGCGGCGGCCTCGTGGGCAAGGTGACGAAGGTCACCGAAGGCTACATCGGCGTCGAAATCGCCGAAGGCACCGAAATCACCGTGCAGAAGGCCGCGGTCACGACCATTCTGCCGAAGGGCACGATCAAGTCGCTGTAA
- the secD gene encoding protein translocase subunit SecD, whose product MNRYPLWKYVVMVVALAIGLLYTLPNFFGESPAVQVSSGKATVKLDSTTLTQVESALASAQITPDDVTFENTATNANIRVRLKDTDTQLRVKDLLQKSLNTDPNDPQYVVALNLQSASPRWLTSLHALPMYLGLDLRGGVHFLLQVDMTGALTKKLDSDASDARTLLRDKNIRDGGVSRVDQSVVVNFSDAQTAEDARKLLALSITELQWATQPGGGGTQVVGTFTPAVQKSVEDAALKQNLTTLHNRVNELGVSEPILQQQGSDRIVVELPGVQDTAKAKDIIGRTATLEARLADPINTHPNPNDPVPPGEELFTQGNQAPVLLKKDVIFTGDRIIDASAGFDDHQRPSVNIRLDSAGGRSVRAVSRENIGKPMAMVLFEKGKGEVLTVATIQSELGDRFQITGQPTPQAAADLALLLRAGSLAAPMDIIEERTIGPSLGADNIKMGIHSVIWGFCAIAVFMIAYYMLFGVISVIGLSVNLLLLVAVLSLMQATLTLPGIAAIALALGMAIDANVLINERVREELRAGQPPQTAIQAGYAHAWATILDSNVTTLIAGLALLAFGSGPVRAFAIVHCLGILTSMFSAVFFSRGIVNLWYGGRKKLKSLAIGQVWKPEGAAAAASFTDADESTDTARAAKLAAPAKGNAPRAGKPQLRNRAQQGVSPKKPGSTQ is encoded by the coding sequence ATGAATCGTTATCCACTCTGGAAATATGTCGTGATGGTCGTGGCGCTCGCCATCGGCCTTCTGTACACATTGCCCAACTTCTTCGGCGAATCGCCGGCGGTGCAGGTGTCGAGCGGCAAGGCCACGGTCAAGCTCGACTCGACCACGCTGACCCAGGTCGAATCGGCGCTCGCCTCCGCGCAGATCACGCCGGACGACGTCACCTTCGAGAACACGGCGACCAACGCGAACATCCGCGTGCGCCTGAAGGACACCGATACGCAGCTGCGCGTCAAGGACCTGCTGCAGAAGTCGCTGAACACCGACCCGAACGATCCGCAGTACGTCGTCGCCCTGAACCTGCAGAGCGCGTCGCCGCGCTGGCTGACCTCCCTGCACGCGCTGCCGATGTATCTCGGCCTCGACCTGCGTGGCGGCGTCCACTTCCTGCTCCAGGTCGACATGACGGGCGCGCTCACGAAGAAGCTCGATTCCGACGCGTCCGACGCGCGCACGCTGCTGCGCGACAAGAACATCCGCGACGGCGGCGTGAGCCGCGTCGACCAGTCCGTGGTCGTCAACTTCAGCGATGCGCAGACGGCGGAAGACGCCCGCAAGCTGCTCGCGCTGTCGATCACCGAACTGCAATGGGCGACCCAGCCCGGCGGCGGCGGCACGCAGGTCGTCGGCACGTTCACGCCGGCCGTGCAGAAGTCCGTCGAGGACGCCGCGCTCAAGCAGAACCTGACGACGCTCCACAACCGCGTGAACGAACTCGGCGTGTCCGAGCCGATCCTGCAGCAGCAAGGTAGCGACCGCATCGTCGTCGAGCTGCCGGGCGTGCAGGACACCGCGAAGGCGAAGGACATCATCGGCCGCACCGCGACGCTCGAGGCGCGCCTCGCCGATCCGATCAACACGCACCCGAACCCGAACGACCCGGTGCCGCCGGGTGAAGAGCTGTTCACGCAGGGCAACCAGGCGCCGGTGCTGCTGAAGAAGGACGTGATCTTCACGGGCGACCGCATCATCGATGCATCGGCCGGCTTCGACGATCACCAGCGTCCGTCGGTCAACATCCGCCTCGATTCGGCGGGTGGCCGCTCGGTGCGCGCGGTCTCGCGCGAGAACATCGGCAAGCCGATGGCGATGGTGCTGTTCGAGAAGGGCAAGGGCGAAGTGCTGACGGTCGCGACGATCCAGTCGGAACTCGGCGACCGCTTCCAGATCACCGGCCAGCCGACGCCGCAAGCCGCGGCCGACCTCGCGCTGCTGCTGCGCGCCGGTTCGCTCGCCGCGCCGATGGACATCATCGAGGAACGCACGATCGGCCCGAGCCTCGGCGCCGACAACATCAAGATGGGCATCCACTCGGTGATCTGGGGCTTCTGCGCGATCGCCGTGTTCATGATCGCGTACTACATGCTGTTCGGCGTGATCTCGGTGATCGGCCTGTCGGTGAACCTGCTGCTGCTCGTCGCCGTGCTGTCGCTGATGCAGGCGACGCTGACGCTGCCCGGTATCGCCGCCATCGCGCTCGCGCTCGGTATGGCGATCGACGCGAACGTGCTGATCAACGAGCGCGTGCGTGAAGAACTGCGCGCCGGCCAGCCGCCGCAGACCGCGATCCAGGCCGGCTACGCGCATGCGTGGGCGACGATTCTCGACTCGAACGTCACGACGCTGATCGCCGGCCTCGCGCTGCTCGCGTTCGGCTCGGGTCCGGTTCGCGCGTTCGCGATCGTGCACTGCCTGGGTATCCTGACGTCGATGTTCTCCGCGGTGTTCTTCTCGCGCGGGATCGTCAACCTCTGGTACGGCGGCCGCAAGAAGCTGAAGTCGCTCGCGATCGGCCAGGTGTGGAAGCCGGAAGGCGCCGCTGCCGCCGCGTCGTTCACCGACGCCGACGAATCGACCGACACCGCACGCGCCGCGAAGCTCGCCGCCCCCGCGAAGGGCAACGCGCCGCGCGCCGGCAAGCCGCAGCTGCGCAACCGCGCGCAGCAGGGCGTGTCGCCGAAGAAACCGGGCTCGACCCAATAA